The Stenotrophomonas maltophilia genome includes a region encoding these proteins:
- the pilB gene encoding type IV-A pilus assembly ATPase PilB produces MNAVTTANLVGITGLARRLVQDGALDEATARDAMAKAAAARQPLPTWFAQNKLVNASQLAAANAVEFGMPLFDVSTFDASQNAMSLVSEELLRKHNVLPLFKRGGKLFVGTSNPTHSLDEIKFHTNLVVEPILVDEDQIRRTLEQWHASHDALGDALGGDDDGMGNLDVAAGDEDLGATGGDSGIDAKGDDTPVVKFVNKVLVDAIRKGASDIHFEPYEDDYRVRLRIDGLLKMVARAPVKLNQRIAARLKVMAQLDIAEKRVPQDGRIKLNLSKTKQIDFRVSTLPTLFGEKVVLRILDGSAAKLGIDKLGYEPDQQKLFLDAIHKPYGMVLVTGPTGSGKTVSLYTALGILNDETRNISTAEDPVEIRLPGVNQVQQNNKRGMTFAAALRSFLRQDPDIIMVGEIRDLETAEIAIKAAQTGHMVLSTLHTNDAPQTIARLMNMGIAPYNITSSVTLVIAQRLARRLCGNCKRPSSLPEHALLAEGFTQAQLDAGIELYEAVGCDECTEGYKGRTGVYQVMPMTDEIATIVLAGGNALQIAEAAQQIGVNDLRQSALKKAAAGITSLAEINRVTKD; encoded by the coding sequence ATGAACGCTGTCACCACCGCCAATCTTGTCGGCATCACCGGCCTGGCCCGTCGCCTGGTGCAGGACGGGGCCCTGGACGAGGCCACCGCCCGCGACGCCATGGCCAAGGCCGCCGCCGCGCGCCAGCCACTGCCGACCTGGTTCGCGCAGAACAAGCTGGTCAATGCCTCGCAGCTGGCCGCCGCCAACGCGGTCGAGTTCGGCATGCCGCTGTTCGACGTGTCCACTTTCGACGCCAGCCAGAACGCGATGAGCCTGGTCAGCGAGGAGCTGCTGCGCAAGCACAACGTGCTGCCGCTGTTCAAGCGCGGTGGCAAGCTGTTCGTCGGCACCAGCAACCCGACCCACTCGCTGGACGAGATCAAGTTCCATACCAACCTGGTGGTCGAGCCGATCCTGGTCGACGAGGACCAGATCCGGCGCACGCTGGAACAGTGGCACGCCAGCCATGACGCCCTTGGCGACGCCCTGGGTGGCGATGACGATGGCATGGGCAACCTGGACGTGGCGGCCGGCGACGAGGATCTGGGCGCCACCGGCGGCGATTCCGGCATCGACGCCAAGGGTGACGACACCCCGGTGGTGAAGTTCGTCAACAAGGTGCTGGTCGATGCGATCCGCAAGGGCGCCTCGGACATCCACTTCGAGCCCTACGAAGACGATTACCGCGTGCGCCTGCGCATCGACGGCCTGCTGAAGATGGTGGCGCGCGCGCCGGTGAAGCTGAACCAGCGCATCGCCGCGCGCCTGAAGGTGATGGCACAGCTGGACATCGCCGAGAAGCGCGTCCCGCAGGACGGCCGCATCAAGCTCAACCTGTCCAAGACCAAGCAGATCGACTTCCGCGTCAGCACGCTGCCAACCCTGTTCGGCGAGAAGGTGGTGCTGCGTATCCTCGATGGCAGCGCGGCCAAGCTGGGCATCGACAAGCTGGGTTACGAGCCGGACCAGCAGAAGCTGTTCCTGGATGCCATCCACAAGCCGTACGGCATGGTGCTGGTGACCGGCCCGACCGGTTCGGGCAAGACAGTGTCGCTGTATACCGCGCTGGGCATCCTCAACGACGAGACGCGCAACATCTCCACTGCCGAAGATCCGGTGGAAATCCGCCTGCCCGGCGTCAACCAGGTACAGCAGAACAACAAGCGCGGCATGACGTTCGCCGCGGCGCTGCGCTCGTTCCTGCGACAGGACCCGGACATCATCATGGTCGGCGAAATCCGCGACCTGGAAACGGCGGAGATCGCGATCAAGGCCGCGCAGACCGGCCACATGGTGCTGTCCACGCTGCATACCAACGATGCGCCGCAGACCATCGCGCGCCTGATGAACATGGGTATCGCGCCCTACAACATCACCAGCTCGGTGACGCTGGTGATCGCCCAGCGCCTGGCGCGCCGCCTGTGCGGCAACTGCAAGCGTCCGTCCAGCCTGCCCGAACATGCGCTGCTGGCCGAAGGCTTCACCCAGGCGCAGCTGGATGCGGGCATCGAGCTGTACGAGGCCGTGGGCTGCGACGAATGCACCGAGGGCTACAAGGGCCGGACCGGCGTCTACCAGGTCATGCCGATGACCGATGAGATCGCCACCATCGTGCTGGCCGGTGGCAATGCGCTGCAGATTGCCGAGGCGGCGCAGCAGATCGGGGTGAATGACCTGCGCCAGTCGGCATTGAAGAAGGCGGCGGCGGGCATCACCAGCCTGGCCGAGATCAACCGCGTCACCAAGGATTGA
- the sucC gene encoding ADP-forming succinate--CoA ligase subunit beta encodes MNFHEYQSKQLLAEYGIPVPAGKVAATPDEAVAAANSLGQGPWMVKAQIHAGGRGKAGGVKFCKTTDDVKAAAAKMLGTKMATYQTAGVELPVNLVLVTTAGEIVKELYLSVLVDRGTKTITYIASSEGGVEIEQVAAETPELIHSLNVDFVEGVQGYHGRDFGFKLGLTAKQAGQFASIMVNLYRLFNEKDLALVEINPLAILDDGNLYALDGKFDSDDNAAFRQKALVAMRDKTQEDPTEVIASELDINYVTMDGNIGCMVNGAGLAMATMDVIKLKGGEPANFLDVGGGANKQRVIEAFKLILSSDKVEGIFVNIFGGIVRCDMIAEGIIAAVKEVGVKVPVVVRLEGTNVEEGKQLLRDSGMAIIPADNINDGAKKIVEAVKNAA; translated from the coding sequence ATGAATTTCCACGAATACCAGTCAAAACAACTGCTTGCCGAGTACGGCATCCCGGTCCCGGCCGGCAAGGTCGCTGCGACCCCGGACGAAGCGGTTGCCGCTGCCAACTCCCTGGGCCAGGGCCCCTGGATGGTCAAGGCGCAGATCCACGCTGGCGGCCGCGGCAAGGCTGGCGGCGTCAAGTTCTGCAAGACCACCGACGACGTGAAGGCCGCCGCGGCCAAGATGCTCGGCACCAAGATGGCCACCTACCAGACCGCTGGCGTTGAACTGCCGGTCAACCTGGTGCTGGTGACCACCGCCGGCGAGATCGTCAAGGAACTGTACCTGTCGGTGCTGGTCGACCGTGGCACCAAGACCATCACCTACATCGCCTCTTCGGAAGGCGGCGTGGAGATCGAGCAGGTCGCCGCTGAAACCCCGGAGCTGATCCACTCGCTGAACGTCGACTTCGTCGAAGGCGTGCAGGGTTACCACGGCCGCGATTTCGGCTTCAAGCTGGGCCTGACCGCCAAGCAGGCCGGCCAGTTCGCCAGCATCATGGTGAACCTGTACCGCCTGTTCAACGAAAAGGACCTGGCCCTGGTTGAAATCAACCCGCTGGCCATCCTGGACGACGGCAACCTGTACGCGCTGGACGGCAAGTTCGACAGCGACGACAACGCCGCGTTCCGCCAGAAGGCCCTGGTCGCCATGCGCGACAAGACCCAGGAAGATCCGACCGAAGTGATCGCTTCGGAGCTGGACATCAACTACGTCACCATGGACGGCAACATCGGCTGCATGGTGAACGGCGCCGGCCTGGCCATGGCCACCATGGACGTCATCAAGCTCAAAGGCGGCGAGCCGGCGAACTTCCTGGACGTGGGCGGCGGTGCCAACAAGCAGCGCGTCATCGAAGCCTTCAAGCTGATCCTGTCCTCGGACAAGGTCGAAGGCATCTTCGTCAACATCTTCGGCGGCATCGTCCGCTGCGACATGATTGCCGAAGGCATCATCGCCGCCGTGAAGGAAGTGGGCGTCAAGGTTCCGGTCGTGGTGCGCCTGGAAGGCACCAACGTGGAAGAAGGCAAGCAGCTGCTGCGTGACAGCGGCATGGCCATCATCCCGGCTGACAACATCAACGATGGCGCCAAGAAGATCGTTGAAGCTGTCAAGAACGCCGCCTGA
- a CDS encoding sigma-54-dependent transcriptional regulator: MNETRSALVVDDERDIRELLVLTLGRMGLRISTAANLAEARELLASNPYDLCITDMRLPDGNGIELVSEIAQHYPRTPVAMITAFGSMDLAVEALKAGAFDFVSKPVDISVLRGLVKHALELNNAERPAPGPNAEQGGRLLGHSQAMDVLRTTIGKVARSQAPVYILGESGVGKELVARTIHAQGARAAGPFVPVNCGAIPGELMESEFFGHRKGSFSGAHADKPGLFQAAHGGTLFLDEVAELPLQMQVKLLRAIQEKSVRAVGAANEEPVDVRILSATHKDLAELVEDGRFRHDLYYRINVIELKVPPLRERRQDLPELAAAVLARLARSHGRATPLLAPSALEALAQYAFPGNVRELENILERALALAEEDCIGADDLRLPQHAPRAPGSAAPAEAVADLQPGSAALPSYIEQLERSAIQRALEENRWNKTRTAAQLGITFRALRYKLKKLGME; encoded by the coding sequence ATGAATGAAACCCGCAGCGCCCTCGTCGTCGACGACGAACGCGACATCCGCGAACTGCTGGTGCTGACCCTCGGCCGCATGGGGCTGCGCATCAGTACCGCCGCCAACCTGGCCGAGGCACGTGAGCTGCTGGCCAGCAATCCGTACGACCTGTGCATCACCGACATGCGCCTGCCCGATGGCAACGGCATCGAACTGGTCAGCGAGATCGCCCAGCACTACCCGCGCACGCCGGTGGCGATGATCACCGCATTCGGCAGCATGGATCTCGCCGTGGAGGCACTGAAGGCCGGTGCGTTCGATTTCGTCAGCAAGCCGGTGGACATCTCGGTGCTGCGCGGACTGGTCAAGCACGCGCTGGAACTCAACAACGCCGAGCGCCCCGCACCGGGCCCCAACGCCGAACAGGGCGGGCGCCTGCTGGGCCACTCGCAGGCCATGGATGTGCTGCGCACCACCATCGGCAAGGTCGCGCGCAGCCAGGCGCCGGTCTACATCCTCGGCGAGTCGGGCGTCGGCAAGGAGCTGGTTGCACGCACCATCCATGCCCAGGGCGCGCGCGCGGCCGGCCCGTTCGTGCCGGTCAACTGCGGTGCCATTCCCGGCGAGCTGATGGAGAGCGAATTCTTCGGCCATCGCAAGGGCAGTTTCAGCGGCGCGCACGCCGACAAGCCCGGCCTGTTCCAGGCTGCGCACGGCGGCACCCTGTTCCTGGACGAAGTGGCTGAACTGCCGCTGCAGATGCAGGTGAAGCTGCTGCGCGCGATCCAGGAAAAGTCGGTGCGCGCGGTGGGCGCGGCCAACGAGGAGCCGGTGGATGTCCGCATCCTCTCGGCCACCCACAAGGACCTGGCCGAGCTGGTCGAGGACGGGCGCTTCCGCCACGACCTGTACTACCGCATCAACGTGATCGAACTGAAGGTGCCACCACTGCGCGAACGCCGCCAGGACCTGCCCGAACTGGCCGCCGCCGTGCTGGCCCGCCTGGCCCGCAGCCACGGCCGCGCCACCCCGCTGCTGGCGCCATCGGCGTTGGAAGCACTGGCGCAGTACGCGTTCCCGGGCAATGTGCGCGAGCTGGAGAACATCCTGGAACGTGCGCTGGCCCTGGCCGAGGAAGACTGCATCGGCGCCGATGACCTGCGCCTGCCGCAGCACGCGCCGCGTGCACCCGGCAGTGCCGCGCCCGCCGAAGCCGTGGCCGACCTGCAGCCGGGCAGCGCCGCCCTGCCCTCCTACATCGAGCAGCTCGAGCGCAGCGCCATCCAGCGTGCGCTGGAAGAGAACCGCTGGAACAAGACCCGTACCGCCGCGCAGCTGGGCATCACCTTCCGTGCGCTGCGCTACAAGCTGAAGAAGCTGGGGATGGAGTAA
- the coaE gene encoding dephospho-CoA kinase (Dephospho-CoA kinase (CoaE) performs the final step in coenzyme A biosynthesis.), with translation MSRYVVGLTGGIASGKSEVTRRFEALGIVVADADLAARAVVAADSPALARIAERYGADMLLADGNLDRARLRAHVFADPAERTALEAITHPAIRLLMQQQCEQAESPYAIAAIPLLTEVGGRKAYPWLDRVLLVDAPKAVQHARLMQRDGIDAALADRMIAAQASRAQRLALADDVVVNDGQPEDLQVQVEQLHARYLGLAGA, from the coding sequence ATGAGCCGCTATGTGGTTGGCCTGACCGGTGGCATCGCCTCGGGCAAGAGTGAAGTGACCCGGCGCTTCGAAGCGCTGGGCATCGTGGTGGCCGACGCCGACCTGGCCGCCCGGGCCGTGGTGGCTGCCGACAGCCCGGCGCTGGCCCGCATTGCCGAGCGTTACGGCGCCGACATGCTGCTGGCCGACGGCAACCTGGACCGGGCCCGCCTGCGCGCCCACGTCTTTGCCGATCCGGCCGAGCGGACGGCGCTGGAAGCCATCACCCACCCGGCCATCCGCCTGCTGATGCAACAGCAGTGCGAGCAGGCTGAGAGCCCCTATGCGATTGCGGCCATTCCGCTGCTGACCGAGGTGGGCGGGCGGAAGGCTTACCCTTGGTTGGACCGGGTATTGCTGGTGGATGCACCGAAAGCCGTGCAGCATGCCCGGCTGATGCAGCGCGATGGCATTGATGCTGCGCTGGCCGACCGGATGATTGCTGCGCAGGCCAGCCGTGCGCAGCGCTTGGCACTGGCCGATGACGTAGTGGTCAATGATGGGCAGCCGGAGGACCTGCAGGTGCAGGTGGAACAGCTGCATGCGCGGTATCTGGGCTTGGCCGGGGCTTGA
- a CDS encoding sensor histidine kinase, translated as MSPSASLIDRIESIPRRELHFFALYRVLIATVIAALLYSPLSAMVGEAHHPRLADVVAVIYLALSLLALVVGRNERWLRPIVVSGVLVDIVAATLLSHALPGASAGISMSLLFNIAAAATLLPLSLGLGLALAASLATGVEYTWKLLEGGDPTRTLAELAMFATSYLALAFISYQVGNRARRNQQLANQRGDEVANLFQINELIIRRMRTGVLVVDADNRITLANEAASMLLGDNDGNGESGRLDLASAAPELARRLQRWRNGWAQDELPLQLNPDQPEVQPRFARLLAGSDLALVFLDDSSVVSRRAESLTLSAMGRFSASLAHEIRNPLAAINYAVQLLEEGTGFNESDRRLLQIIRQQCQRTNGIVESVLGLARRERATPENVDLVAFVRRFVLEYKQGQTLETDSIEPIISDTSVMAQVDAKHLYQVLTVLVHNALKYGRIGQQPARVRLRVAQHERSAVIDVMDRGPGIPESVAAQLFRPFFTTSEHGTGLGLYIARELCRANQARLDYIAVPAGGSCFRLVLPGPHTLLPS; from the coding sequence GTGTCACCCAGTGCTTCATTGATTGACCGCATCGAATCGATTCCGCGGCGTGAACTGCATTTCTTCGCGCTGTACCGGGTGCTGATCGCTACGGTCATTGCCGCCCTGCTCTACAGCCCGTTGTCGGCCATGGTCGGCGAAGCCCACCACCCGCGGCTGGCCGATGTCGTTGCGGTCATCTACCTGGCCCTGTCGCTGCTGGCCCTGGTGGTCGGCCGCAACGAACGCTGGCTGCGCCCGATCGTGGTCAGTGGCGTGCTGGTGGATATCGTGGCCGCCACCCTGCTGTCGCACGCCCTGCCCGGCGCCAGTGCCGGTATCTCGATGTCGCTGCTGTTCAACATCGCCGCCGCCGCCACCCTGCTGCCGCTCAGCCTGGGGCTGGGCCTGGCGCTGGCCGCCAGCCTGGCCACCGGCGTCGAGTACACCTGGAAGCTGCTGGAAGGCGGCGACCCCACCCGCACCCTCGCCGAACTGGCGATGTTCGCCACCAGCTACCTGGCACTGGCCTTCATCAGCTACCAGGTGGGCAACCGCGCCCGCCGCAACCAGCAGCTGGCCAACCAGCGCGGCGATGAAGTCGCCAACCTGTTCCAGATCAACGAACTGATCATCCGCCGCATGCGCACCGGCGTGCTGGTGGTGGACGCCGACAACCGCATCACCCTGGCCAACGAAGCCGCCTCGATGCTGCTGGGCGATAACGACGGCAACGGCGAAAGCGGGCGCCTGGACCTGGCCAGTGCCGCACCGGAACTGGCGCGCCGGCTGCAGCGCTGGCGCAATGGCTGGGCACAGGACGAACTGCCGCTGCAGCTCAACCCCGACCAGCCGGAAGTGCAGCCGCGCTTTGCCCGCCTGCTGGCCGGCAGCGACCTTGCGCTGGTGTTCCTGGACGATTCCAGCGTGGTCTCGCGCCGCGCCGAATCGCTCACTCTGTCGGCGATGGGCCGCTTCTCGGCCAGCCTGGCGCACGAGATCCGCAATCCGCTGGCGGCGATCAACTATGCCGTGCAGCTGCTCGAGGAAGGCACCGGCTTCAACGAAAGCGACCGCCGCCTGCTGCAGATCATCCGCCAGCAGTGCCAGCGCACCAACGGCATCGTCGAGAGCGTGCTGGGCTTGGCTCGGCGCGAACGCGCCACGCCGGAGAACGTGGACCTGGTCGCCTTCGTGCGCCGCTTCGTGCTGGAGTACAAGCAGGGCCAGACCCTGGAAACCGACAGCATCGAACCGATCATCAGCGACACATCGGTGATGGCCCAGGTCGACGCCAAGCATCTCTACCAGGTGCTGACCGTGCTGGTGCACAACGCACTGAAGTACGGCCGCATCGGCCAGCAGCCTGCACGGGTGCGGCTGCGCGTGGCCCAGCACGAACGCAGCGCGGTGATCGACGTGATGGACCGTGGCCCGGGTATCCCGGAGAGCGTGGCCGCGCAGCTGTTCCGGCCCTTCTTCACCACGTCCGAGCATGGCACGGGACTGGGCCTGTACATCGCGCGCGAGCTGTGCAGGGCCAACCAGGCCCGCCTGGACTACATCGCGGTGCCGGCCGGTGGCTCCTGCTTCCGCCTGGTGCTGCCCGGTCCACATACGCTGCTGCCGAGCTGA
- a CDS encoding pilin, which yields MKNQKGFTLIELMIVVAIIAILAAIALPAYQDYTSKSKVTAALADLASHKTQFEMEKSAGRDPNPNSAGFQGTSTGSCSLIAVDGDGMTCTIRDPGRIGSESTIALTYTDSTVNAATGAITTAGGFACVTTSVAEKFRPKGCTGT from the coding sequence ATGAAGAACCAGAAGGGCTTCACCCTTATCGAACTGATGATCGTCGTCGCGATCATCGCCATCCTGGCCGCCATCGCGCTGCCGGCCTACCAGGACTACACCTCGAAGTCGAAGGTCACCGCTGCGCTGGCCGACCTGGCCTCGCACAAGACCCAGTTCGAGATGGAGAAGAGCGCGGGCCGTGATCCGAATCCGAATAGCGCCGGTTTCCAGGGCACTTCGACGGGTAGCTGCTCATTGATCGCAGTGGACGGTGATGGCATGACCTGCACCATCCGTGATCCGGGCCGTATTGGTAGCGAGTCCACCATTGCCTTGACCTACACCGACTCTACTGTAAATGCCGCTACGGGCGCTATCACCACTGCTGGTGGCTTCGCCTGTGTTACCACCAGTGTGGCGGAAAAGTTCCGTCCGAAGGGCTGCACTGGTACCTAA
- a CDS encoding pilin gives MNTQKGFTLIELMIVVAIIAILAAIAAVAFQPYVVRTQLAAALADITPGKTKVEILVNENRPASLITPEFIGGAQNAHCSNVEAELSDSGVGHISCTLKGHSALDGKDLILRRSAEGIWSCDGSAFEARYRPTGC, from the coding sequence ATGAACACGCAGAAGGGCTTCACGCTCATCGAACTGATGATCGTGGTGGCCATCATCGCCATCCTTGCGGCGATTGCGGCTGTGGCATTTCAGCCATACGTCGTGCGCACCCAGTTGGCGGCGGCACTTGCGGATATCACGCCGGGAAAGACCAAGGTGGAAATCCTCGTCAACGAGAACCGTCCGGCCAGTCTGATCACCCCCGAGTTCATCGGTGGCGCCCAGAACGCCCACTGCTCCAACGTCGAAGCCGAACTCAGCGATTCCGGCGTCGGCCATATCAGCTGCACCTTGAAGGGACACAGCGCGCTGGACGGCAAGGACCTGATCCTGCGCCGCTCCGCCGAGGGCATCTGGAGCTGCGATGGCAGCGCGTTCGAAGCGCGCTATCGCCCGACCGGCTGCTGA
- a CDS encoding type II secretion system F family protein, whose product MSVSRSAIKKEPVARATMELQPFVWEGTDKRGVKMKGEQLAKNANLLRAELRRQGINPGQVKPKSKPLFGAAGSPVKPKDIAFFSRQMATMMKSGVPIVSALDIIASGHKNPRMKKLVDTIRTDIEGGSSMYEAVSKHPVQFDELYRNLVRAGEGAGVLETVLDTVATYKENIEALKGKIKKALFYPIMVVVVAMLVSGIMLVFVVPQFEDVFKSFGAELPAFTQMVVNLSRFMVSWWWLMLLVAIGTAVALVMSYKRSPKMQHAMDRFVLKVPVIGQIMHNSAIARFSRTTAVTFKAGVPLVEALGIVAGATGNTVYEEAVLRMRDDVSVGYPVNMSMKQTNLFPHMVIQMTGIGEEAGALDAMLFKVAEYYEQEVNNSVDALSSLLEPMIMVFIGTIVGGMVIAMYLPIFKLGAVVG is encoded by the coding sequence ATGTCTGTCAGTCGCAGTGCGATCAAGAAAGAGCCGGTGGCGCGTGCCACCATGGAGCTGCAGCCGTTTGTCTGGGAGGGGACCGACAAGCGGGGCGTGAAGATGAAGGGCGAGCAGCTGGCCAAGAACGCCAACCTGCTGCGCGCCGAGCTGCGCCGCCAGGGCATCAACCCGGGCCAGGTCAAGCCGAAGTCGAAGCCGCTGTTCGGCGCTGCCGGCAGCCCGGTCAAGCCCAAGGACATCGCCTTCTTCAGCCGGCAGATGGCCACGATGATGAAATCCGGCGTGCCGATCGTGTCGGCGCTGGACATCATCGCCAGCGGGCACAAGAACCCGCGGATGAAGAAGCTGGTCGACACCATCCGCACCGACATCGAGGGCGGTTCCTCGATGTACGAAGCAGTCAGCAAGCACCCGGTGCAGTTCGACGAGCTGTACCGCAACCTGGTGCGGGCCGGCGAAGGCGCCGGCGTGCTGGAAACCGTGCTGGACACGGTGGCCACCTACAAGGAGAACATCGAAGCGCTGAAGGGCAAGATCAAGAAAGCGCTGTTCTACCCGATCATGGTGGTCGTGGTGGCCATGCTGGTCAGCGGCATCATGCTGGTGTTCGTGGTGCCGCAGTTCGAGGACGTGTTCAAGAGCTTCGGTGCCGAGCTGCCCGCCTTCACCCAGATGGTGGTGAATCTCTCGCGGTTCATGGTGTCGTGGTGGTGGCTGATGCTGCTGGTCGCGATCGGTACGGCGGTCGCTCTGGTCATGTCCTACAAGCGCTCGCCGAAGATGCAGCATGCGATGGACCGGTTCGTGCTGAAGGTGCCGGTGATCGGGCAGATCATGCACAACAGCGCCATCGCCCGCTTCTCGCGCACCACCGCGGTGACCTTCAAGGCCGGCGTGCCGCTGGTGGAGGCGCTGGGCATCGTGGCCGGCGCCACCGGCAATACCGTGTACGAAGAGGCGGTGCTGCGCATGCGCGACGACGTCTCGGTGGGTTACCCGGTGAACATGTCGATGAAGCAGACCAACCTGTTCCCGCACATGGTCATCCAGATGACCGGCATCGGCGAAGAGGCTGGTGCGCTGGACGCCATGCTGTTCAAGGTGGCCGAGTACTATGAGCAGGAGGTCAACAATTCGGTGGATGCCCTGAGCAGCCTGCTGGAACCGATGATCATGGTGTTCATTGGTACCATTGTGGGCGGCATGGTGATTGCCATGTACCTTCCCATCTTCAAACTCGGCGCCGTCGTCGGATAA
- a CDS encoding prepilin peptidase — protein MAFLDQHPGLGYPAAAAFGLLLGSFLNVVILRLPKRLEWQWKRDAREVLEEPDFYEPPPPGIVVEPSHCPHCKHKLSWYENIPLFSWIIQGGKCRHCKAPISLQYPLVEALTSLLVVACVWQFGFGWQGFGAIVLTCFLIALSGIDLRTQLLPDQLTLPLMWLGLIGSIDNLYMPAKPALVGAAVGYLSLWTVWWLFKQLTGKEGMGHGDFKLLAALGAWCGLKGVLPIILLSSVLGAIIGSIWLYSRGRDRATPIPFGPYLAIAGWLYFMWGAPLVEQYMVMSGLR, from the coding sequence ATGGCTTTTCTCGACCAGCATCCTGGCCTCGGCTACCCCGCCGCGGCCGCCTTCGGACTGCTGCTGGGCAGTTTCCTGAACGTCGTCATCCTGCGCCTGCCCAAGCGGCTGGAATGGCAGTGGAAGCGCGATGCGCGCGAAGTCCTGGAGGAACCGGACTTCTATGAACCACCCCCGCCGGGGATCGTGGTCGAGCCGTCGCACTGCCCGCACTGCAAGCACAAGCTGAGCTGGTACGAGAACATCCCGCTGTTCAGCTGGATCATCCAGGGCGGCAAGTGCCGCCACTGCAAGGCACCGATCTCGCTGCAGTACCCGCTGGTGGAGGCGCTGACCTCACTGCTGGTGGTGGCCTGCGTCTGGCAGTTCGGCTTCGGCTGGCAGGGTTTCGGCGCCATCGTGCTGACCTGCTTCCTGATCGCATTGTCCGGCATCGACCTGCGCACCCAGCTGCTGCCCGACCAGCTCACCCTGCCGCTGATGTGGCTGGGGCTGATAGGCAGCATCGACAACCTGTACATGCCGGCCAAGCCCGCCCTGGTGGGCGCGGCGGTGGGCTACCTGTCGCTGTGGACGGTCTGGTGGCTGTTCAAGCAGCTGACCGGCAAGGAAGGCATGGGCCACGGCGATTTCAAGCTGCTGGCAGCGCTGGGCGCCTGGTGCGGGCTGAAGGGCGTCCTGCCGATCATCCTGCTCTCGTCGGTGCTGGGAGCCATCATCGGCTCGATCTGGCTGTACAGCCGGGGCCGTGACCGCGCCACGCCGATTCCGTTCGGCCCTTACCTGGCCATTGCCGGCTGGTTGTACTTCATGTGGGGTGCGCCGCTGGTGGAGCAGTACATGGTGATGAGCGGGCTGCGCTGA